The genomic stretch GAAAAGTGTAGGAACACTAATTTAACCTAGGTGTTTGGTTAGGATTATTAAAGTTTAATAGATAATGtatcatttttgttttatttagtaattagtatctaatcatgatctaattagactcaaaaaattcttCTCGTAAATTACtttttaattatgtttttagtttcatagaTAGTATGACATGAATATATCCAAACGCCCCGTAACCAAACAGACCTTTAGGCCTGTTAACCAGACGGCCCGTTCCCAATGTACTTTTAGGCCTGTTCCCAACTTCCCATACACTTTCTCCTGCTGCTTCCAGTTCAGAGAGTTTACCAGTGCTCAATACAACGAATCCCTCTATACACTAATGGTCGTACACACTAACACACACCACCAATATTCTACGGAATTTCTAAACATCACTCTTCCCATCCCAGCGTTCCACAGTTCAGGAATTCATCGGAGCAGCAAAGCAGTTCCATAAATCCATAtacttagaccttgtttagatccaaaaactttttggattttgacactgtagtactttcgtttttatttgacaaacattgtccaatcatagagtaactaggtttaaaagattcgtctcgttatttatagataaattgtgcaattagttatctttttttatctatatttaatgtttcatacatgtgccgcaagatttgatgtgatggagaatcttgtaaaattttgaattttttggtacatctaaacaaggccttactaccACTGTCCAGGGGGCCATGGCAGCGCATTTATATTTATACACACATCATTTACAGAGCGAGGCAAGGATGCGGCGAGGAGGCTCGAAGCTGCGGCGGGAGTGGAGGACGGCCCAGTTGTCGATGAGGAGGATGTCGCCGTGCCGCCAGGGGACGGCCACGCACTCCTCCTCCAGGACCTGGCCGCACGCGGCGATGACGTCGGCGGGCAGCGGCGAGCCGTCGCCGAAGGTCACCGCCTTCACGGGGTCGTTCCGGGCGTCCTTCCACCCCGTGTAGGCGGCGACCATGCTGTTGAACCAGATCTTCCGCCCCCGGCTCTCGTCCCACTTCACCGCGGGGATCGGGCCCATGACCGTCTTCACGCCGTCGTCCGTCCACTCCAGCTTCATCCCGAGCTTGTCAGCCCTGTTCAATGTTCATGCAGAATGGTTGAGTACGTCGAAAGTTCAGTACTCAGTAGGGAATGCATGTGGTACGGTGCTTCACCAATAACATAAGGTCATTCATGAATATCTGATGAAACTGAAAGATGTTACAAAGGCCTCAATTCTTTTGATTGGAATGCAAACGTTCCAAACTCATGACAAAATCACCACAGAATGGCAGAATGCGATGTGTTACCTTTCCTCAGCAACGGCTTTATCTTTAGTGAGAAATGTTGATTGCCATCCACGCCCGATTGGCGAAGACGGGTCATCGCCCTCTCCCAAAACCCTTGTATATATCAGCCCATCCTTCTCCAGCTTCTCCACGAATTCGGGGAATTTTTCCTTCATCCTCTTGTAGACATAATGGCTCAGTACTATTGGTGTCTCCCCGCCGCTCTTTGGTTCcacttcacagaagaagaacagTTTGGATGGAAACGTTGGAACCTAAAAACAAAGCGTGTTGTAAACCATAATTCCACCTTGGTCATCAAACTCTGCTCTAGATGACATTATGAGCTCGAAACTGAAATTTGCAATCGcaaataatttttaaatttcAGAAAGCTATTATAGGTTACTGTTGGAGTAGAACAAAATTTAAAGTTGCTATTTCTTTTATTAACTTTCTAGATCTATTAATTTAGCAAGTAAATTATACCAAACTCCTCGAGATGCTCTAATTCCATCATGCTAACCAAACTCTGTTCTAGATGACATTATGTGGTCAAAAAATGGAATTTGCAATCACAAACTGTTTTTCATTTAACTGAAAGTTGGCAACTTGGCATAAAAATGACCACTGTATGCAGCGTTCTTACATTATTGGTTAAATAAATCTATAGCTAGAACAGTGTTGCTCACGACTGTTAATAACTTTTCCTATACCACTTTTTGAgaatttctaatttttctgCCAAGCGAACAAGCTCTACTAGGCTTAAGCAACGCATGTTCTCGAAAAAAAAAAGGCTTAAGCAAGCCCAATTCAGTTGGCGAGGAGGCTGAAGAATTTTAATTACCTGAGCCATCTCGTGGTGGAAGGGGATCTTCTGGTCGGGCGGCGACTCGTTGGCGGTGAACACGCGGCCCACGACGTTGGTCCGCGGCGCGGCGCCGCCGACGTACGGCAGCTCCTCGTACCCAAAGGCGTCCACGGCGCGGTCGAAGTCGGCGGCCGTCGTCGCGGGGAACCCGCGCAGCAGCAGGGCCCCCGCGTCCCGCACCAGCGGCTCCAGCCGGGACGCCCGCTCGGACCGCACGGCCGCCAGGAACTCGTCCACCCCGCCGGCGCCGGTGCCGGCGGGAGCTCTCGGGACGAGCACCGCCGGAAAGGGGACGCCCTCGACGACCCGCTGCTGCGGGAGGCGCGCGCCCTCGAAGAAGCTCGCCATCGGGGCTTCGTTCCGTTGCCGGGCCCGGGCGCGTGCGTGTGAGACGGTGAGCCGTGACCGTGAGGCGCCGGTGCGAGAGGTGTCCGGATTCGTTGGGAATCCGGAATGATCCTCTGGACAGAGCGATGAACGTGGACGGCTTCGCGGGAGTTTTCCTTCTTGGGCTGCTGTGCAGTGCAGTGAAGCAGGCAGAGGCAGGAGTGGtcacacactttttttttttttgaaccagGAGTGGTCACACTTGGCAAGGTAGCATCGATGGCGACGTGAACATGTGGAGCAGCAAAATTGTACGCTTGTGTATTGTGGCAattcatcatatcgaatctttaaacgtatacattaagtattaaatatagacgaaaataaaaactaattacacacttTAGTCGGAAtcgatgagacaaatcttttgagcctagttagtttataattagacaatatttgtcaaatacaaaatgaaaatgctacagtatctaaACAACGCACGTGTTTTACTGCATCACAACATCTACGCGGACTCGTGGCGTCTTAGATAGAGATCGTTGATAAATTGGATAAGCCTGCCTCGTACTGTACCaaaatttgggccttgtttacttttattttttaaaaaaaatagacagtgtattatttttatttgtatttggctAATATTGTTTAAtaataaactaactaggtttaaaagacttgttttgtaatttataggtgaactgtgtaattagtttttgtttttgtctatatttaatacttcatacatgcgtctaaatattcgaagtgacgagaaattcaaaaaaattgcagaattttttgggaactccTTGGCAGGCCATTCGGATTGCAAGAGTACCACCAGAAAGATCACAATTGGGATTCTTCGCTTAAAATTATCTACCGAATTTATCGATCATTTAATAATGtttttttctttcataataaattaaataaCAGTATTTTTAGTTATAACTTTTCAGATAAACAAACATGCTCTTGTGAAATGTCATTATGCAGCAGATGATAATTTCCAGTATTACATCTTTGCGAAGGCGCCCAAAAAAACGGACAAACACACGCACCCACTAGCGCATCCGTATGTCGGCCAAGAATAACCTCTTCCGGACTAGTTTGCACAGCCTAGTACTGCAAATATGATTTACAGATGTAGCAGGCCGGAATTgaagcttctcctgaaataatggGCTTAGCTGCTGACTACGGGCCGCTATCAGGTTAGCAGCCCACCTCAGAGCTTCAACTGTCAACTTATCCTTTTTCTCCTTTTCCTTTCCCACTACCTCACCGAATTACCATTACCGTGCGGTTTCTGGCCTGCAGATATATCCAAACCGAATCTAACTCATGACGTCTATCCCCAGCATAGCAGCTTGCATGCAACGCATGGATTTGGTTTGTTTTGGGCTTTAACTTTTCCCCTAGTAAAGTTTGCTAGTTTTACACTACTACTAGTCTTCACCAGGCTCTATCCAGTCAAGCAGTCCTAGAACGATCGGTCAGTCAACTTTAACATGCAGCCAGTAAAAAAGCCGCTTGAATTTATGAGCCGGCTTTATCAACCATGATAGTGTTTTTATCTCACATCAAAACAGTATCAGCCGATTCATTAGCCACAAAAACCAACAGCCGAATAACCGGAGTCTCCTCGTGCCATCCGTGCGTATGTTGTTTCGCCGGAGTCTCCTTCCCTATGTGATACACTCCTGCACATGATTCGCTCCCGCAACACATGGCGCTGACGGTTAAAGAATAGCTTAGACAGATGCGGTGTAAACTTTAGTCCTTACCATATCAAATATTTAGGcatttaaatatagattaattaaaaattaattgtatagaTTGAgactaatttacgagacaaatctatgaatcttgattttaatatATGATTTAACAATATGGTGCTACGATAAATATGAGCTAATAATTATCTActtctatataattagtttataattagcttatatttaatttttttagttAGCATCAAACATTTGATGTGTCACGAATCAAACTTTAGCCGCTAGACCTAAACAGACAAGCACTACTCATACTCACCTGGTAacaattttatttatatttgacaaatattatttaatcataaactaattaaatttaaaagatttatttcgcaaattacaagcaaactagtatgtaattagttaattttttatttatatttagtaacCCATACATGTAATGTGAACTTTAATGTAAcggaaaatttaaaaaaatttagaaaattttttggaactaaacaaggcctcggtttGAGAGTTCAGACTCATCTTTAAGAAAAACAAGCAACATATAATGATTATATAATCCCAtcgcgtgttccacgaggagaGGCTCACACTGTCACACGCATTTACAAAGACCACCAAGAGATCTTTCAGAAAGGAAAAGACCAACAATTAAAAAGCCTTGCCAACCAATGGTCTCCGCTGGACTTTGCAAGGATGTTCATTTATATTAAGGAAAAGTGCGTTTGGACCTCTCTCAGTCCAGTTATTATTAGTATATACTTTTGAGGAAATAGTATTAGTATATATTAAGTATATACTCATCCTTGGTTGCGACGAGACAGTTTTGTTTGGTTTTAAACGCAAACCCAATGATGCACTTGGTTGCATGCAATGCAGCATTATATTTCGTTTCGTTTCAGAGTATTAATTTCTACTAACTAATACTTTTATTATAGCGGGATTTGGACGCCtaggactaggagaaaaggataTCCCCGTCACACTCACAACCGTGCATTGGCAACGCATCGTCGAGCTCCTTGCATTGCCTCGTCGACTCCCACACACACCATGCCAAAGCAGCGTTTGGGCTCGCGTTGGCGGCAACTGCTGATCCAAAACCCACGCACAGTACCTGTTGCGAATCTAGCCTGTGCCCCTCCGCCCGCCCGCGCGCCGCAAAAATCCTCCAaaccgtgcgtgcgtgcgtgcgtcggTCGACTCGTCCGTCACTCGTGGCGGCTGCATGCGCTGAAAAATGCAAGAAAGAGCTTCTCCAACCAGAGCTCGCTATGAGATCCCGCGCCCGCCCTCGGCGGGACCGGAGCGGAGATGCACGCACGCGATGGCGACGCCCGCTTTgtccgatcgatcgatcgatcgagcgAGCAACTGGGGAATTGTTTATTGTCAGTTGCCACGCACCGACCAGCGACGCGTATGATTGTCACGGGCTGAATCGTGCTGTACTTTGATCCATCGCCGTACGATGCAGTAATGCCCCGGGCGCCCGTTGGATCGGATCGGGGACCGGAATGGTTTTGGCAACATATCATATCCCACGTGAACGCATTTGATCATGAATGAGCTCGTTCGTGCATGCCACGAAAAAGAGGTGATGGGTCTCTCGGTGGTACCGCGTGTCTTTGTTCGCCTGCCTGGAAAGGTGGCTCCGAGCAACTTCAACCAGACTCTATGAACCCCTATCCCATTTCTGAGAGATTAAAACTCAAAATCTGCTCTCCAACCGAACAACTATTTGGCTCCCgactctcatttctctctctagaACCCTTACATGCATGTAGGAGTCTCTCATCCTCTGCGTatttcttctttctctctttcgATAAAGTTGAAAAGCGGAGCTGATAAGTAGGGTCCATGACAATATAGTGCAAAATAGGAACATTTTAAGAGATCGGTTGGAGTACTCTACCAAGTAAGGGCTGAAATATGGATAACGACCTCTCATTTGTAAGAATATGGGTGCAAAATTTGAGAGTTTAGTTGGAGTTGTCCTTATAGCTATAGGGTGTACTTTCTCTTGTTTGTTTAATTATCTCAATGAAGCAATGAGCCAAGtccatatatttttttaaagcgccaaaaaaaaaactaccgTACATTATGAGTTTCGTTTATCCTACATCAGTCATAACTCCAAACCTCTACACTTACAAACAACACTTTCATAAATATATAGCAACATGCGGCTAGAGAGAAACTGAATTATGTGCATGTTGCTGCCCCCCTACTCTTGCGCAAGTGTTGCTTGTAAGTATAGAGGTTTGGAGTCATGACTGAAGTAGGCAAACAAACACAATATTTCTTCATATAGACCCACCTGGTACCGCTAAATCTAGATTACGAGGGCACTTCGTAATATATTGCTAAATATGTACAATAAATATATGTTTCAATAGCTTTTCATTGTTTTTACACATATATTTAGTATACTGATAATGAAAAAGCACAATATTTATCATCAAAATAGAGTGAAATAACATTTTTTAAGCTATGCAATTGAATTTTTCATATATATGTAAAAAAATCATTGTGCTAGGGTGGTCATGGCCCCTCCTAATTCCGCCAGTGACTCTAATACAGGCAAACAAACATATCATCATTCCCTTCGTTGATAGATTGCACCATGCTTAGGTGGAGGGGAGGGGAACACACCACGCCATCTCCATCCACTGGATGCAAGTGTGTGTCACTATTTACACCTGTCCCTAGTAgtgttagggggtgtttggttggagttggtaaagtttaacaaatactataacattttcgttttatttaaaaattattgtCGAATCATAtactaattaagcttaaaagattcgtctcacaaattactctctatttgtgtttttagtttcgtaaataatctatatttagtattttatGTATGTCCAAACATTAAATGTGATAGGCGGTAAAGTTTACTGGAGCAAACCAAACACCCACTTAGTCTAATTCAGGGGAGGGTGGGGGGCGGGGGAGGGGGGGTGGGGGACACACCACGCATCCCCGCCATCTTCATCCACCGGATGTAAGTATGTGTCATTATTTTACACCTGTCCCTAGTACTGTTAGTCTAATCCAGGTTATATGATCACTCTAATCCACACAAACAAATATGTTCTTATTCTCTCTCTGTCATTATACCACACCATCGCAAAACTTAAAAGTGTCTGCTCAGAGGAAATAAAAGATATGCCACACCAAGAAGAAATAAAAGATATGCCACGCCAACTCTTCCTAGCGCTCGAtccatataggccttgtttacttccacccaaaaaacacaaaaattttcaaaattttccgtcacatcgaatctttaaacgcatgcatggagtattgaatatagacgaaaataaaaactaattgcacagtttggtcggaattgacgagacaaatcttttgagcctaattagtttatggttAAACAaaaattatcacaaacaaacaaaaacgctatagtgtcgcgaaattttttccataaagaactaaacacggccataATGCCTCACTACTTATCCAGGCAAACAAATAGGCGTGCTCGCTGCAGCTTTGAGGCTGCAACTTCTATAGTTCACGCTATAGTAGTTCAtacttactccctccattccaatttgtaagtcatttcaagaatcttggagagtcagactttttaaagtttgaccaaatttatatgataaaataataattattatgataccaactaaatattattaggttctttcttaattatattttcatagtatactcactttacgttacaaatcttagtatttcactctataattttggttaaacgtgaaaatactttgactcttcaagattcttggaatgacttacaatttaggatggagggagtatgtagtTACAGAGTTGCAGCCACAGCCAGTAGTGCAGCCGAACGGCCTGCGGTAGCCTTCATTCTCTCCATCGCACCACCACAACAAAAGTTAAAAAGCAGTCACTCTCGTAAAGGGAAAACAAATATAGACACTTCTCGCGCCATCTCCACTCATCAGCTGCGATTGCGTGCGTGCGCGCATGCATCGCCGCGATCAAACCCGTCGATCGATCAAGCAGAAATGTGGCTGGCTGGCGTCCCGGTCGGTACAGCGCACAACACCAACAGCACAGCAGCGTTACTGGTGGCGCAAGCAGCCTTTGCGCTGCAGCCTGTATAGACCACCGGTGCCCACTGCCCCACTGGGAATACCGGAAGAAGAGGGTCGCGCGATTGCGGGCGCGGTGCCGCGACGAGCCACACACGGGGCCGGGGCACGGGCAACCAGGCCATGTCCGGTGCCAGGGCTAGCGGCGCAGCagcggccacggccacggccaccgGCTTCGTGTGGCTCCCGTGCTTCCGTTGGGTCGTGCAGGGTGGCGTGGGGGACTGGTACGGGTCGCCAACTCCCACAGCCTCCCACACCAACCACCCCGGACTCCCGGAGTGACCCTCGCATCATGCTACTTTGACGCTTCGAGTGACGGGCAGGCGGCTTAGGCCTTGTTAGTtcacctgaaaaccaaaaagttttcaagatttctcgtcacatcgaatcttgtggcacatgcattaaacattaaatatagacaaaaataaaaactaattacacagtttagctgtaaatcacgagatgaatcttttgattctagttagtccataattagataatatttgtcacaaacaaacgaaagtgctacagtaccaaaaacttttcacttttcggaactaaacaaggccttagaaacaCAAGTTCTCCTCCGGTCCGCCACAAGTCatataagaccttgtttagttcaccccaaaatttaaaaaatgttcaagattctctgtcacatcgaatctttcggcacatgcatgaagcattaaatatagacaaaataaaaactaatcatacagtttgactgtaaatcacgagacggatcttttgaccctagttagtgtataattagacaatatttaccacaacaaacgaaagtgctacagtaacgaaatctaaaaaaatttcacatctaaacaaggcctaagagcatCCGCAGTGGTGGAGAACATGGGGCCCTCCAATGGGACGGTAGCAAGGAGGATACAACCTTCATGGCCCTTCATCGAAGGGAGAAATCATTTTTTATTGCTGATGGCCGCTGATGAACCCATGCAAAAGTTTGCATCGACTCTTCTTTTTCTCCTTCATGGGTCGATATACTCCAGTGGATAAACCGACTCATTCTGCTGACATGTAGGACATTGAGTCACTTTTTTCTCTCCAATGGAGAAGCCCTAAGCTTTTACAAACTTTGATTTAATAATCTGACTAATAATATTTAGATAGTATAAATTTGATAAAGTTGAAATTCTAATCAAATATACTATGCAATACATAATTATAAGTTTATTTTTAAACTGGAGGACTGCAGAGAGTATATTTCCCCGAATTATACTATATATCCCCTTTGtcttaaaataaattatgaTCTATATAGTTTTTTTTAGAACATATATACTCTATAGTTGTTGTCAAAGGCTAGGGAAACTCGTCCAAGTTTAGTCACACGGCTTCTGCTTATGAAAATTCACCTTATATAGGCATAGACTGAATTTGGTCCGTGCCATATAACCGTGGATCGTGGAGCTTTGTTTGACTCATTTTTCTTTATTTACACACAGTAGGCTCAACCAAAGCTTGCCATATCCTGTGGCTACTTTATCTTGCAAggttaaaaaaaaacatgaagTCTCAAATGGATAAGGTACTCCTAACCTAAAATTAGATGGTTTCTATGTTTTTTGATTAAGGTGTCAATTGAGAAAATTGTGGCGTGACATTGAAATTAAAGaagaaataggaaaaaaatgATTTTTTAGGCAAGAAACTACTCTCTCCTCTTTTTAAGTGTAGTTCTCACGTATCGAGGAGTCAAACATATTCAACTTTGATCCAATTTATATAAGAGATACTAATATTTTTAGTGCATAATACCTATTATTAGATTAAtcatttaatatatttttataatactcTTGTTCGTGGATACAAATTTCACTAAAATTTCCTATGTAGCATGAAAATCTAGGCGGCACAAAAGGTGTGGTGGGAGTATGTCTACATGGGATTCAAGATAAAGAGAGACTTGATATAATAAGTAGATAATGCAGAGAGAAGATATATATGAGTAGACAAAAATTTATTTTGAAGAAGTTACCCATTAAAGTGTATATGGTTTTCTCTATACATAGTGCTTACACAATTTGACATGCATAGAAACTAGTTGTGGTTTCGTCAACACGTCGCGACCCTTTCGTTGTTGTGCCACGACGGCTCTCATCATCATCAAGCACGCCGCGACCCTTGTCATAATCCCACGTCATCAACTTATTGTCCATCCTACAAGGGCCATTGCTGTAGTCCAACGTCATCGACTCATCATCATTCTGCGGCGGCCCTCGTCGTTAGCACACCGCGGTTGTCGTCGTTGTCCAACGATGGCCCTCGTCGATGGCGTGGATCTCGTTATAGACTCACCACCATCCTTCGTCGATGGCGTTTTTAGACTAACTACTCATATTTTTATGGTTTTCTGACAGAACTCCATCTACCATAGTTCTATTATAGGTTTATAACTCCTGAAAAAGATGTCTATAATATGCGATTTTAAACCTTGAGCACCATTGAAGAGTGTCCTACAATAAATTTACTTGTTTATCTAACGCACATCAAACTATCATGAAATTTTGAATGCGACTGACCTTATAGACGACGCGAGCATCTGTTGTCACATATGTGACAtcgatctaaggccttgtttagccacACTTGAAATCCAAACTTTTTTCTAAATTtcttatcatatcgaatcttacgatacATGTATGAatgattaaatatagataaaagaaaataactaattgcacaatttatctataatttgcgaaaTGAATTTTAGATTTCATGTGCTGGATTGCACTTCTGCAGCAGCCATTTTcgtttgaggccttgtttagtcctcTAGGCGAAAAGTTTTTCGGTATTATAACACATTTGTTTGTATTCGGCGATTATTATTGaaccatagattaattaggtttaaaagattcgtctcataaattacaagcaaactgtacaattaattattttttaatatatatttaatgcactATACATATGCCATAAAATTCGTTGTGATaacaaattttgaaaagtttttggatttctggtataactaaacaaggcctgaggtgTGGCTGCATCATGCAGCAGCAAGAGCGCTGCAGAAACACAGCGGATCAGGGCTATATATTAGGTAATTTACAAATAGCTAGGTAGATTGAGTGTCGAAATAATAAAAATGAACAATGCAACGGGAAGTTACTTAAGCTGTGAAAGTGCTATTTTGGAGAGATCATGCTAAACCAGCTATTTAGTACTCGCTAGCTATTTGTTCTTTTTGTTTAATAGTCAATAGAAATTTTCCATACTTACTATTTAGGAATTATTTGGGACACATTATCGGTTAATAATCCATCAAGCCGTGTTTAGATGCAGCCAAATAGCTAAAATTTTTGGAGAAATGAGCACTTTTTGGAAGAATGGATCTAAACAGGGACTTGTAAAACTTAGCTGTAAAGATTTGAAATTTGGGACTTTAGAGCCCTAAAACTGTGTAAACTTGCTTAGGGACCCTTGTCTTGTGTGTTGTAGACCAAAAATTTTGAGAAGCATCTAAACACCTATTTGAATGTAAAATTTACATCCAAAAGTTTTGGGATCTAAAGAGGCCTCAAATCTTGTACTATAGCTTTGTTTAgatacaaaaagtttttggattttgatattataatatttttgtttttatttgataaatattgtccaatcatgaagtaacttgatttaatgcatgtgccataaaatttgatttaacggagaattttgaaaagtttttgattttttaggTAAACTAAGGTCCTGTTTAGATGCAGCCAAACAACCAAAACTTTTGGAGAAATAAGCATTTTTGGAAGAACGGATCTAAATAGGGATTTGTAAAACTCGGGTGTAAAGATTTGTAATTTCGGACCTTCGAGCTTCGAAACTGTGTAAACTTGCTTAGAGACTCGTGTCTTGTGTGTTGTAgactaaaaaatttaaaaagtatCTAAATACCTATTTCAATGTAAAGTTTATAGTCAAAAAGTTTTGGTACGTAAAGATTTGAGATCGCACTAAATAAAGACCTACTAGTATATCAGGGACGGTGGCCCACAATAAATACGCCCACCGGTGTTGAAAACCATGTGATGGTTTTCATGGACGCAGTCAGAAGCAGTTTCGGCCACGGACGTGATGCAGGCAAGCGAACAGGGCAGTAGACAGCGTCTGGCGCCCGGGTCCCAGCGTACGTACGCGGCCGCAGCTAGTGCGGTGCAGGGGTACCCAGGGAAGGCCTCAACTCGACTTTTGCGTTCCACCGCCTGCGACCCAGCCGTACAGTAGTGCCCTTGGAGATCAGACGAGCCGCTGACTTATGGGGGCACTTAAAAGGGCCCCTGTCGTCATGCGCGCCCGTCTGGGCGGGTCCGCGTCAGCGGCTACGCTCGGAGAGCCGTGCGCCGCGGGTGGAGGTGTCTACTCGCCGCGGCGCGGCGCGCGAGGGAAGGAGGAACCCGCCGCGGAGTCGTCAGTACGTCACGGGGCTGTCTCGTCTTTCCCTGCCCGCGTGCGCTGTGTACTGCACGTCGGTGGCTTGGGTGATCGTGTTGTACTGGGCGTGACTTGACCGCGAGCGACCCACAACCACAACCCGTGGCCGTGGTAGTGTTGTAGTACTCGGCCGACCAGGCAGTTCAATGAACGATCATCATCCCATCGGCTAAAAACGAGGGAACTGCACCGTCAATACCTACAGTATAAAGGCCACGGTGCGCCACAGCCAACCACCAAGCCGCGACCCCGCAGGCCCCACCACGGCCCCGTCCACGTGCGCGGCACACGCGGAAAACTGGAACGCGCAGCGCCCAGACCCGAGCGGGCTCGACTGCTCGAGCACCCTCGCTTTCCCTTTTTATACGAGAAGATCCCTCCCTCGCCACCCGCATTCCCCTCTCCACGCACGCTGCCGGCTgcga from Sorghum bicolor cultivar BTx623 chromosome 3, Sorghum_bicolor_NCBIv3, whole genome shotgun sequence encodes the following:
- the LOC8078736 gene encoding clavaminate synthase-like protein At3g21360 encodes the protein MASFFEGARLPQQRVVEGVPFPAVLVPRAPAGTGAGGVDEFLAAVRSERASRLEPLVRDAGALLLRGFPATTAADFDRAVDAFGYEELPYVGGAAPRTNVVGRVFTANESPPDQKIPFHHEMAQVPTFPSKLFFFCEVEPKSGGETPIVLSHYVYKRMKEKFPEFVEKLEKDGLIYTRVLGEGDDPSSPIGRGWQSTFLTKDKAVAEERADKLGMKLEWTDDGVKTVMGPIPAVKWDESRGRKIWFNSMVAAYTGWKDARNDPVKAVTFGDGSPLPADVIAACGQVLEEECVAVPWRHGDILLIDNWAVLHSRRSFEPPRRILASLCK